The following coding sequences lie in one Pseudoxanthomonas sp. SE1 genomic window:
- a CDS encoding acyl-CoA-binding protein, whose amino-acid sequence MADLKSAFDQASKDIQTLSERPDNDTLLRLYGLYKQGAEGDVKGDKPGFFDFVGTAKYEAWAKLKGTAQEDAQKKYVDLVKKLLA is encoded by the coding sequence ATGGCAGACCTCAAGAGCGCGTTCGACCAGGCATCCAAGGACATCCAGACGCTGTCCGAGCGCCCGGACAACGACACGTTGCTGCGGCTTTACGGCCTTTACAAACAAGGCGCGGAAGGTGATGTGAAGGGTGACAAGCCGGGTTTCTTCGACTTCGTCGGCACCGCCAAGTACGAAGCCTGGGCCAAGCTCAAGGGCACGGCGCAGGAGGACGCACAGAAGAAGTACGTGGACCTGGTGAAGAAGCTGCTGGCCTGA
- a CDS encoding TetR/AcrR family transcriptional regulator: MARDTRQRILDAALAMFNTQGEPHVTTNHIADELEISPGNLYYHFRNKDDIIEQLFARYEERMDAALTPPTDRLPGLEDIWLQLHLVFECIWDYRFLYRDLVEILSRNRRLRMRFARILKRADDSAHAVMRGMGQAGVMRASAAELAATATNVLVISTFWLNYASTRGEKDEQAAIRQGIVQVMMLVAPFLRDAERVHLNTLTQAYTN, translated from the coding sequence GTGGCGCGCGATACCCGCCAGCGCATCCTCGACGCCGCCCTCGCGATGTTCAACACGCAGGGCGAGCCGCATGTAACCACCAACCACATCGCCGACGAGCTGGAGATCAGCCCGGGCAATCTGTACTACCACTTCCGCAACAAGGACGACATCATCGAACAGCTCTTCGCGCGGTACGAAGAGCGGATGGACGCTGCGCTGACGCCTCCCACCGACCGGCTGCCGGGGCTGGAGGACATCTGGCTGCAGTTGCACCTCGTGTTCGAGTGCATCTGGGACTACCGCTTCCTGTATCGGGACCTGGTGGAGATCCTGAGCCGCAACCGGCGGCTGCGCATGCGCTTCGCCCGCATCCTCAAGCGCGCCGACGACAGCGCCCACGCGGTGATGCGCGGCATGGGCCAGGCCGGCGTGATGCGGGCGTCGGCGGCGGAACTGGCCGCCACCGCCACCAACGTGCTGGTCATCTCCACCTTCTGGCTGAACTACGCGTCGACGCGTGGCGAGAAGGACGAACAGGCCGCCATCCGCCAGGGCATCGTGCAGGTGATGATGCTGGTGGCACCGTTCCTGCGCGACGCGGAACGTGTGCACCTGAACACGCTGACGCAGGCCTATACGAACTAG